DNA from Gigantopelta aegis isolate Gae_Host unplaced genomic scaffold, Gae_host_genome ctg4174_pilon_pilon:::debris, whole genome shotgun sequence:
AGTATACGGCCAAGTATCTAAACTATTTCAAAATCAAGAAGATTTGTTGTCTGAATTTGGACAGTTCTTACCAGACGCTACATCATCTCATCATTTATTAGGATTTGCTGTAAGAAAGACTGCTGaacggacagatggatggattaaataatagataaatgacataaattacttttcttttttagagTCCTTTATCTCTTGGATTAGTAAGAAACAATCAGGTCAGCagtctacacacacacacacacacacacacagatcatTGCACATGTACTCTAGGAAAGAGCAGTAAAAGTCACAGTAGAAAGAGCTCACAGAGTAGCTCGTCAGGACCAcccagtaaaaaaaacaaaaagcagtGCTAAAGATGTGTTAGCTGAGGCTGGTAAACATGGCAATTACTCTGAGATGGCTCTCTTTGATAAAGTAAGTACATATGTGGATACAACAGCCAGATGGAacattgatggatggatagatggtttattatatttttctattttcgGTAGATTCGTAAGGCTCTCCATAATCAAGAAGTTTATGACAACTTCCTCCGttgtcttgttttatttaatgaagagATTGTCTCCAGATCAGAGCTGGTTCATTTAGTGACTCCATTTTTAGGGTACAACCCTCTGTCTTTATATTACCTTGTTAAATAGCTGCTAATGATTTTACATGACGTATACTTGTGTTTATATGCTTTTtggctttctttctttttgcagAAATTTCCAGATATTTTTTCTCAATTTAAGTCTCTGCTTGGTATTAAGGAACCCAGTACAGCAGGGTCTCGCATGAAGGCACACCCCCTCCTCAAATTCCTCTTAAGGAACGTGTCACTGAATTTGCAGCTGAAATAGGTACAGTCATCACTGAACATTTTCTAAATGTATCACCTTTGTGTTagatttaatagtttaaaacgtCATGGTGCTAGTTATCGTGCCCTTCCTAAGACTTATGTTCAGCCAAAGTGTTCTGGAAGAACTCAGTTATGTCACGAAGTTCTCAATGACACTTGGGTTTCCTTTCCAATGTGGTCTGAAGACTCCACCTTCATGGCACCAGAAAAACACAATATGAAGAGTACATATTTAGGTTAGTGAGCTTAGTATATCTTTGGACGTGTCAGTATTCTTTTGGATAACTTGGTATATGTCTGTATTCTCTTTAGATGTGAGGATGAGAGGTTTGAGCTTGATGTAGTATTAGAGACAAACCTCTCAACAATAAAAAGTATTAGAAGCTGTTCAGAAGAAAATGGCAAGgtatatcattaatattaatacatgttttttgatttaaaaaactcTTAGAATGAGTCCAGAAGAAGTAGGACAGTTTACATTAGATGAACGTTTAGGAGGATACTCGGAGATTATACATCGTAAAGCCATTCACAGGATTTATGGTGACAAAGCTACTGATATTATTGAAGGACTCAAGAAAAACCCTAATATCGCTATACCAGTAGTTTTGAAAAGGTCagtattgttttgtaataatacattaattcaGAATTGTTTAAAATTGAATTTGCTTGACCTTATTAGAATAATTAATGATATCATATTCTCAAGAATATAATAGATTAATGATATAACAATGATTTGGgattaataattaatgcattGATTTAGGTTGAAGTCTAAACAAGAAGATTGGTTAGATGCTCAAagacaatttaataaaatttggcGAGAACAGTTGGAGAAATACTATCTCAAGTCCTTAGATCATCAGGGGATTAACTTTAAAGCTACGGACACTAAAACAATGAGATCCAAAACTTTAGTGGGTGAAATAGAAGGTTTATTTGATgaggtacataataataaaaacaattgactATTATGTGTAATTGACCAATTTTAGCGACAAGAACAACTAGCTGAGGGAAAGACTCCACCCCTTGGGGCACATCTCTCTTATTACTTTTCTGTATGTATTATGcttgtgttatattattattttgttatatatatttttattgttaggATGAGACTACAGTGTTTAATGATGCTGTGTCATTAGTAATGTATTATATGAAAAGAGCATCCAGTCTGAGTAAAGAAGAGAGTATGAAAATTAAAGGATTTTTAACTCAAACATTAGCTGATTTCTGTTACTATCCtaagtatgtttatatatttataatacaagTTATCATGTCTTGTTGTCAGAGTTGAACTGACTTCAGAAGATGATCTTAGCATGGATACTGACTCTGAAGCAATGGATGTTGACCAAGATACTAAAGGTAAGTCTATATTATCTCCATTTACAATCCTCTCTCCATTCATCCTGTAGAATCAGAGCCATTTCCTAAACCTACATCTAATGATACTGTACATTCCATACAACCAGAGGCTCCTCCTGGTTATAAGGACTTGGACCACCATACAATCTTcacaaataatacaatatatacctTTTTTAGATTATTTGAAGTGAGAAGTGCTACTAatacctctgtctgtctgtctgtctgtctgtctctgtctttttGTCTATCTGtcaatattgttttgttcttgtCTAGTTATTATGTGAGAGGTTATATAAAGTGTACAAACAGTCATTGGTAGCTATTGAAGAATATTCTAATGATGGTACTTCTACTTTAAAGGAATCTACAGCTGTAAAGTTAGGTCTCAGAAAACTACGTATGTTGtcaatttttgtgtatttaatataatttctatatttgttttatttcttctctTTTAGCTGATATTCAAGTTGATGAATATTATCCAACATTTCTTAATATGGCGAAAAACTTTATGGAGGGAAACATTGACAGCTCAACCTATGAAGAAGATACTGCCCGGGAAATGTTTGGCGTACATGCTTATGTTACCTTCACATTGGACAGACTCGTACAAAATATTGTTAGACaagtatgaaaataaattaataatgtatcatTTGTTATTAACATGTTTAGCTTCATGCTATGATCGCTGaagacatttgtttacaagtCCTCGACGAACATACCAAGTTTGTTGAAGATTTAAGCGACATCTCTCCGTCTGTTTCTTGTTACCATGGAAACAGTATATCAAAAGAAAATGGAAGGGTTGTTGACGGATGAGAATTGTTTCAAGATTGTTATGGTGAGTATGTCTCTTGTGTCTGTTTgttaatattgatatttattgTTCCACAGTCACAAAATAGATTGCTATGTATTGAATTATTGGAATCTGATGAGTCATCAGATGATAATGGAGTAGATACAAAGGTAATATCTACCATCCATCACTAATCCATTCTGTTCGTTTATCATCCATTCATCTACTCCTTTAATCATCTACTTATCTattaatctacatgtatttttactaTAGAAGTGGTCATATGTTGAACAATATAGTAAAGATGAGGACACTAGTTCACAATATATGAAATCGCTAGTACAAGAGCgcaagatatttttaattcGGTAAGTTCagtcattacaatataacattattataataattattgtgttgTCTTTAGAACTCATCGTGATCCTGCTTATCTTAGTTCATCAACTTCAATGGAAACTGACCAGAATTCTACTGAAGTGGATCAACTAATGTTACAGTTTGATACTcatggtgctattgaatttaaAATGGATGAAAGATCATATAGAATGATACCTTTAGCTAATAGTGAAGATTATATGTACAAGAGAAAATCCTTGAAAAGAGCTCGAGAAGTAAGTACCTATAGTCTTTGTCAATAtttatcacagtgacctatagttaaatttactttaccacagtgacctaggatagctaccattagtaagctctagactagtgaacatcagtacttaccaccaGTGAGACTAGGATAGCTAAGCTCTACCACCCACAatgactagtgaacatcagtacttaccacagtgacctaggataccATAGTacctaccattagtaagctctagactagtgaacaccagtacttaccacagtgacctaggatagctaagctctagactagttaACATCAATACTTACCACAAGTGACCTAGGCTCCAgctaagctctagactagtgaacattaGTACTTACACCAGTGACTGGAGCCAATGACTGTACTGTAGTTTTCTAATTTTAGGTCAATCCTTCAGTATTTGAACAACAGCGAACTCATTTCCTTGAGTGGTACACAAAATGGAGTGACATTCATGTTAGTTCGAATATGCAAAAAATATGTGAGAGTTGGTTTATGGGTACAGCTGATAGTTCAGATCATCCACTCACAGAACGAACAATTGAGGAGTTTAATGGACAAAAACGGGCCCGTTACACTACAGACTGACATCACCATGGCAACACTTACACCACGACAACGACATCAAGACTCTAAGTTTAGGCAgatgttgttttattaactgACCAGACAAATGTAATCTCACTCATCCCactattttcaatacaaaagaTTTCTTTTCAACTATTAACTATTTCACACAAGCCTCAAATTATGAAGTGGCTTTATCGTTCAGACACAAGTCTATACTATAATAAGTGATTTATAACTTGGTATATAATTCTTTGTTGCTTTGTTATAGCTAATAGTaaatgttatatgtagtacATAGTAATATATCATTGAATAAGTGATCTTGGTATTTGTACTATTTGGTGGTGTTATGAGCTTTCCCAGTCTAGAGCTTTAATAAACTCTTCTTCTGTGAATGCTAACATCCGAGCAGCTTCCAAATGTATCTTTTGTCGTTGAGGACATCAATgagtttcatttgttttttgaaTGCAGTGATAAGTTCATTCTTTTGTCTCTCTAGTAGTTTGTTCTCTGCTTCTAATGactccatttttgtttttcaagtttAGTCACATCCTGTTTGTAAGAGGAAGTAGAATGTAATGGAATGAATTTAGGAAACCTTAGAATCTGCTTTCATTTTAGTATATAATCCTTTGTATTTCTCAACTTCTTCCAAAGCTCTGTTCAACCGAACTTCAGTAGCACTGTGTGTTGAAAAACTTTTTTCTGTGAGGACTTCTCATTGTCCAACtcctttaatatacaaataaacaataatagtCTGGTACTAATAATTACAAGGAACTCACTCTTCGTAATGATATCAATTGTACTTCCAAACTTTCACACTTTTGTTGAGCATCTTTAGCTAATTGTTGGTATTTGACAATCTGAGACTGAAGAGATGACGAGacagtattatataatacaacTACTTTAAGGTTTGAGGTTGTACTGTATAACTCACTTGTAATGATTGTTGACTTTTTTCTAACTTTGTATTCTGATCACTCAATTTTTTGAGTTGAGTTTCTGACACTGACAATTTCTTTGTCCTATTAAACAAGGACCATTAATTGTAAACATGTTTTCTCTTACCTTTTGCCTGTTGTCTTCACTCAACTGATCCAATTCTTCTTGCATGACACGTACTTTAGCCTTTAAAAACCGAATCATGGCCTCTAAAGGAATGTCAGTTCTCTCTCCCTAACTCCCTACATATTCCCTGTATGTACCTGTTCCCAAGTCTTTCTGTCACTCAGGAATGACATCTTGCCTTCCTCTAGTTGCTCCTCCTCCTCCTTGTCTGGTTTCTTGTAGTTCTTCCTCTTCCAGTTTTCGTTCTAATTGTCTCACTGTCTTCTCAATATCTGCAGAGATAGCCTCCACAGAAGATATAGGAGGAGGAAGGTCAGTGCAACTAAAGTGAAGAAGAAACACTGGAAAGGACCTTGTGATATAAAATGAACAACAATTAAAGAGGCAGTTCAATTCAATTGGGATTTGAACCCATGACTCTCAGTTACTAGATTAATGCCTTACCAATTGGACTATCAGCGCCTCCTTCTTAGACGCAACTGATATTTACAATAACttactttgtttgttttgttttagttttttaagaGATCCTTTA
Protein-coding regions in this window:
- the LOC121392612 gene encoding LOW QUALITY PROTEIN: paired amphipathic helix protein Sin3a-like (The sequence of the model RefSeq protein was modified relative to this genomic sequence to represent the inferred CDS: inserted 2 bases in 2 codons; deleted 2 bases in 2 codons), giving the protein MDAKKVLEKYGWKEGQGLESTSIAIGDKLVKENHGQDCNLKDGNEDDINIISGGTTTEGGSGSHGSGASTVSPSSSQFQRLKVEDALSYLDQVKLQFGNQPQVYNDFLDIMKEFKSQSIDTPGVISRVSNLFKGHPDLIVGFNTFXPPGFKIEVHGQNEINIQGPAQIATPSNKFLKRHGASYRALPKTYVQPKCSGRTQLCHEVLNDTWVSFPMWSEDSTFMXTRKTQYEEYIFRCEDERFELDVVLETNLSTIKVLEAVQKKMARMSPEEVGQFTLDERLGGYSEIIHRKAIHRIYGDKATDIIEGLKKNPNIAIPVVLKRLKSKQEDWLDAQRQFNKIWREQLEKYYLKSLDHQGINFKATDTKTMRSKTLVGEIEGLFDERQEQLAEGKTPPLGAHLSYYFSDETTVFNDAVSLVMYYMKRASSLSKEESMKIKGFLTQTLADFCYYPKVELTSEDDLSMDTDSEAMDVDQDTKADIQVDEYYPTFLNMAKNFMEGNIDSSTYEEDTAREMFGSQNRLLCIELLESDESSDDNGVDTK